The Toxoplasma gondii ME49 chromosome XII, whole genome shotgun sequence genome includes a region encoding these proteins:
- a CDS encoding hypothetical protein (encoded by transcript TGME49_276850) has translation MATEHSHAEQSKGLMERAKETVITAGETAKGAAVDAYNAASEGVASLTRHISGENHGDTAEKKAYEAKDASKEAAASIGQGVSNAARDVSEAVSKDPKVQEKLG, from the coding sequence ATGGCGACCGAGCACTCACACGCGGAACAAAGCAAAGGGCTCATGGAGAGAGCTAAAGAAACGGTCATTACTGCTGGCGAGACTGCGAAAGGAGCAGCAGTGGACGCTTACAATGCTGCAAGCGAGGGCGTGGCTAGTCTGACTAGGCATATCAGCGGAGAGAATCACGGCGacactgcagagaaaaaagcataCGAAGCAAAAGACGCGTCTAAGGAAGCTGCCGCTTCAATAGGCCAAGGCGTTTCTAACGCGGCTCGCGATGTATCAGAAGCTGTCTCGAAGGACCCCAAGGTTCAAGAAAAGCTTGGCTAG
- a CDS encoding hypothetical protein (encoded by transcript TGME49_276820), which produces MTFRAIPLLPVLDRDKDAPRQEVEPARRHVSTHPTSAMLFLSMPVQFCPEHTGALCRNQRCHMTIVAGSMMIHSHPPCIDCSDTSGQKSVHKECRRLSVGDVRCRHLLYPDEYYLKFLVPQISEQVDHNQAERSLILLSGCLSRALRRWFLEWRPFSPLDWS; this is translated from the exons ATGACGTTTCGAGCGATCCCGTTACTTCCTGTTCTCGACAGGGACAAAGAC GCACCCCGGCAAGAAGTAGAGCCAGCAAGGCGCCACGTGAGTACCCATCCTACTTCGGCGATGCTGTTCCTGTCGATGCCGGTGCAGTTCTGCCCGGAACATACTGGGGCGTTATGTCGGAATCAGCGTTGCCACATGACAA TTGTTGCAGGTTCCATGATGATTCATTCTCACCCCCCATGCATCGACTGCAGCGACACATCGGGTCAGAAATCCGTACACAAGGAGTGCAGAAGACTCTCCGTTGGTGATGTAAGATGCCGGCATCTGCTTTATCCAGACGAATATTACCTCAAGTTCCTCGTTCCACAAATCAGTGAACAAGTTGATCATAACCAGGCTGAGCGCTCCCTAATTTTGTTATCGGGCTGTCTATCTCGTGCTCTCCGCAGGTGGTTTTTGGAATGGCGGCCCTTCTCGCCATTGGATTGGTCGTAA
- a CDS encoding hypothetical protein (encoded by transcript TGME49_276840) → MVEKNFNGSSVDISRTGVSDNGVSQLCQAISQRSSLQALALPIVGHDGLRSIALMLESRGSTALQKLSVQVDNRTTLSPVNPTDEADFLLEQLSEEIQKSKTASKKKLESQVENGVQAGDEEGGSAETDRVQGSGAHGGADEDSSVGDNEAYQQSLLEREHLRGYGDTSSSQVTPPM, encoded by the exons ATGGTGGAGAAAAACTTCAACGGTTCCAGTGTAGACATTTCGAGGACAGGGGTCTCCGATAACGGCGTCTCACAGTTGTGTCAG GCTATTTCCCAGCGCAGCTCCCTACAAGCGTTGGCGTTGCCTATAGTAGGGCACGATGGACTGCGGAGCATTGCGCTCATGCTTGAGAGTCGCGGCAGCACAGCCCTACAGAAGTTGTCTGTTCAAGTGGATAACAGAACAACTTTATCCCCAGTGAACCCTACTGACGAAGCTGATTTCCTTCTCGAGCAGCTTTCTGAGGAGATTCAGAAGTCGAAAACAGCTAGCAAGAAAAAATTGGAGTCTCAAGTGGAGAATGGTGTACAAGCTggggacgaagaaggagggtCGGCGGAAACAGATCGGGTGCAGGGGAGCGGTGCACACGGTggcgcagacgaagacagtAGTGTGGGTGACAATGAAGCGTACCAGCAGTCTCTGCTAGAGAGAGAACACCTCAGGGGTTACGGTGACACCAGCTCTTCTCAGGTAACACCACCCATGTAA
- a CDS encoding hypothetical protein (encoded by transcript TGME49_276860): MEFSIKKTIVVFTTAVYILVSVSAHETAGQKIWDGVVKAGQATGAGIQYAGEAAAKLGKELKNDPVKAIEDRRQAAKEAAADSLGTLKKRGQDAAEEAAETLSAVKKHTVENVGMTNNTAKEWAKESREKIADKAAELQRKLQESGESIKDTVSDWWTAGQAIVKDSLDDASQTAKNNAAKAKETVSSLLGTLSESAEKGANAVKEKSAEAGGSLKDKGSSWWRSAKQSSDEAKAAATDVADRAKEGTSSWWSDTKEQAADVKKQAETAVDEGKDRISSWWDSAKNNDNGVKDITGGVVSKASQAISSWWEGANDEVERSAQSVADITGKAKTAAPSWWETAMGKKEEAKEAVGNGSTSWWRTATQATDNAGDAAEEAKRQASTWWGSAEDKVADAEDVVKRVASSWWRRGGQATDDAKTAAVKAQDQANAWWSDASDNVEEARELAQQVEDKATEAGSSWWSKLTGATEDAGVDAKLKIAKTVKDLGEDATHLASSFEENASDEKRRRNKKKREEH, translated from the coding sequence ATGGAGTTTTCTATCAAGAAGACGATAGTCGTTTTTACAACTGCCGTGTACattctcgtttctgtttcagCTCATGAAACAGCCGGACAAAAAATCTGGGACGGCGTTGTCAAAGCCGGACAGGCAACCGGTGCGGGGATTCAATATGCaggagaggcggcggcgaagTTGGGCAAGGAACTAAAAAATGACCCCGTCAAAGCAATagaagacagaaggcagGCCGCAAAAGAAGCGGCAGCTGATTCACTTGGGACACTCAAGAAGCGTGGCCAGGATGCGgcagaggaggcagcagagacgctcAGCGCTGTCAAGAAGCACACTGTAGAAAACGTTGGTATGACCAACAACACAGCGAAGGAATGGGCTAAAGAGTCTCGGGAAAAGATTGCGGACAAGGCTGCAGAACTTCAGCGGAAGTTACAGGAATCCGGCGAGAGTATAAAGGATACTGTCTCAGACTGGTGGACCGCCGGACAGGCGATTGTAAAGGATAGTCTCGATGATGCAAGCCAAACTGCAAAAAATAACGCCGCgaaagcaaaagagacagtCTCCTCCTTGTTAGGGACACTTTCAGAAAGTGCCGAGAAAGGGGCAAATGCagtgaaggagaagtcggCAGAAGCAGGAGGAAGTCTGAAGGACAAAGGGTCGTCATGGTGGCGAAGTGCGAAGCAATCTTCCGATGAAGCTAAGGCAGCTGCAACTGATGTCGCGGACAGAGCCAAAGAGGGAACTTCGTCTTGGTGGAGCGATACCAAAGAACAGGCGGCTGACGTGAAGAAGCAAGCAGAGACTGCGGTGGACGAGGGAAAAGATAGGATTTCTTCATGGTGGGATTCTGCGAAAAACAATGACAATGGTGTCAAAGACATAACAGGTGGTGTTGTTAGCAAGGCCAGCCAAGCCATTTCATCGTGGTGGGAAGGCGCAAATGATGAAGTAGAGAGATCCGCGCAAAGTGTTGCAGATATCACAGGAAAGGCTAAAACAGCCGCTCCATCCTGGTGGGAAACTGCTATGggcaagaaagaggaagcgaaagaagctgTAGGGAATGGTAGCACTTCCTGGTGGAGAACTGCCACTCAAGCAACAGACAACGCCGGCGACGCtgcggaagaagcaaagcGGCAGGCGTCTACATGGTGGGGCAGTGCAGAAGATAAGgtggcagacgcagaggacgtCGTGAAGAGGGTGGCTTCTAGCTGGTGGCGAAGAGGTGGACAGGCCACTGACGATGCTAAAACGGCTGCCGTTAAAGCACAAGACCAAGCGAATGCTTGGTGGAGCGATGCGAGCGACAACGTTGAGGAGGCAAGAGAGTTAGCACAGCAAGTAGAAGACAAAGCGACTGAAGCCGGTTCTTCCTGGTGGAGTAAATTAACTGGTGCCACGGAAGATGCTGGAGTTGATGCCAAACTGAAAATTGCTAAAACAGTGAAAGATCTAGGCGAAGACGCAACTCATTTGGCTTCTAGTTTTGAAGAAAACGCTTCAGATGAGAAAAGGCGCAGAAATAAAAAAAAACGGGAGGAGCACTGA
- a CDS encoding hypothetical protein (encoded by transcript TGME49_276870), translating to MAKDAALDAKFAAKTRLTSVAQEATNIAKQMAEPVGAVKDKAKSVSDFVGDNAQALKQKGKQAFVVSGMKAKDAAPQTPLIDSASSAGRQLKDSMDSVADTVKHVTPKAALSPPGSGDLMSDEFKSIGEDAIMYGRELTGQTPKEAAEDVARVVRSEDAAKPVQMGKHRSN from the coding sequence ATGGCCAAGGACGCGGCCCTCGATGCAAAGTTCGCAGCGAAAACACGCCTGACATCGGTCGCTCAGGAGGCAACGAACATTGCGAAGCAGATGGCGGAACCGGTGGGGGCAGTCAAGGACAAGGCGAAATCTGTCAGTGATTTCGTGGGCGATAATGCGCAAGCTCTTAAGCAAAAAGGCAAGCAGGCTTTTGTAGTCTCTGGTATGAAGGCGAAAGATGCTGCCCCACAAACACCATTAATTGATTCAGCGAGCAGCGCCGGAAGGCAATTAAAGGATTCAATGGACAGTGTGGCTGACACTGTCAAGCATGTGACTCCAAAAGCTGCATTGAGTCCTCCAGGCAGTGGTGATCTCATGAGCGATGAATTCAAAAGCATCGGCGAGGATGCGATAATGTACGGTCGAGAGCTAACTGGCCAGACACCGAAAGAAGCTGCCGAGGATGTGGCAAGAGTTGTTAGAAGTGAGGATGCCGCTAAACCAGTACAAATGGGGAAGCACAGAAGCAATTAA
- a CDS encoding hypothetical protein (encoded by transcript TGME49_276830~Predicted trans-membrane domain (TMHMM2.0):44-67:120-140), which translates to MVPASHQSGSPGRPSHGMMGPSVFHKRLPCRRFQRVNHKKSPQRAHLLSFHVFITMVVLSFLVLADFSPKWAFTAGSGVTERRGSVHVKEGDSVPFETNAARTKQYFTPIRWRSRRRNKPLAMIFLASLAALGGVAVALLTEKQTKPKTGEPKPLPVGPRETYNYSQIA; encoded by the exons ATGGTTCCTGCGAGTCATCAGTCTGGCTCTCCTGGGCGACCGAGCCACGGCATGATGGGACCATCTGTTTTTCACAAGAGACTCCCGTGCCGACGGTTTCAGCGCGTGAACCACAAGAAGAGTCCCCAACGCGCACATCTACTTTCTTTCCATGTTTTTATCACTATGGtggttctttcttttctggtGCTTGCCGATTTCTCCCCAAAGTGGGCCTTCACAGCTGGGTCCGGCGTCACCGAGCGTAGAGGGTCTGTTCACGTCAAAGAGGGCGACTCCGTGCCTTTCGAAACGAACGCAGCGCGAACAAAGCAATATTTCACGCCAATACGCTGGAGAAGTCGCCGTCGGAATAAGCCGTTAGCGATGATATTCTTGGCTTCTCT GGCTGCACTCGGTGGCGTTGCTGTTGCCTTGctgacagagaaacaaaccAAGCCCAAGACAGGAGAACCGAAGCCATTGCCCGTTGGTCCTCGTGAGACATACAACTATTCACAAATTGCTTGA
- a CDS encoding hypothetical protein (encoded by transcript TGME49_276880) encodes MADQARTAKEQAMSTASSAKEGVYDAGLAAKEKTSSAVEEAGDYCSSAGMKVGDTASNAMENVKDYAHSAGEKIGDTAANITEGSSNTGKSAMEMAKDAASATGQKISDATKAARDAAANAGQKIKDTVS; translated from the coding sequence ATGGCGGACCAAGCGAGAACTGCGAAAGAACAAGCCATGTCCACAGCGTCTTCCGCGAAAGAAGGAGTGTATGACGCCGGACTTGCGGCCAAGGAAAAAACCTCTTCCGCAGTAGAAGAGGCTGGGGACTATTGCTCCAGTGCGGGAATGAAAGTCGGTGATACGGCGAGCAACGCAATGGAAAATGTCAAGGATTATGCCCACAGCGCCGGAGAGAAGATCGGCGACACTGCTGCCAACATCACAGAGGGCTCTTCAAACACCGGCAAGTCTGCGATGGAAATGGCAAAAGATGCTGCCAGCGCTACCGGCCAGAAAATTAGCGATGCGACGAAGGCTGCCAGAGACGCGGCTGCCAATGCAGGACAGAAGATCAAAGATACGGTTTCTTGA